From a single Fulvivirga ulvae genomic region:
- the metG gene encoding methionine--tRNA ligase: MPEKKFDRHTITAALPYANGPVHIGHLAGVYVPADIYVRYLRSQKRDALFVCGSDEHGVAITLRARKEGVTPQEIVDKYHTLIKDSFEKLGISFDIYSRTSNKIHHETSSAMFKELFEKGVFEEKTSEQYYDEQSRQFLADRYIIGTCPNCNYDQAYGDQCEKCGSSLSPSELIDPRSALSGDKPVLKETTHWYFPMNEYEQWLRQWILEGHKEWKSNVYGQCKSWLDGGLMPRAMTRDLDWGVPVPVKGAEGKVLYVWFDAPIGYISATKEWALENNKDWEPYWKDENTRLLHFIGKDNIVFHCIIFPSILHADGSYVLPDNVPANEFLNLEGNKISTSKNWAVWLHEYLEDLPGKEDVLRYVLCANAPETKDNDFTWKDFQTRNNSELVAIFGNFINRSVVLTNKYYEGVVPERGELYDIDHDTIKKIKEAPERIAKSMEAFRFREALGEFIDLARTGNKYLADTEPWKLIKENPERVKTIMNIGLQIAANLVVLGEPFLPFTTQKLADMLGMDKMYWNETGHIDLLPSGHQINKAELLFEKIEDDVIQKQMQKLEDTKVANELENIKVTPAKEEITFDDFVKMDIRVGTILEAEKVRKSKKLLKLKVDTGIDQRIVLSGIAEYYAPEDVVGKQVSILVNLAPRKIMGEESQGMILMAENLDGTLRFVQPSEAVQPGSGIS, encoded by the coding sequence ATGCCTGAGAAAAAATTTGATAGACACACCATAACAGCGGCACTTCCTTATGCCAACGGTCCGGTTCATATTGGTCATCTTGCAGGAGTATACGTGCCGGCTGATATATACGTCAGATACCTGCGCAGCCAGAAAAGAGATGCTCTGTTTGTATGTGGTTCTGATGAACATGGCGTGGCCATAACACTTAGAGCAAGAAAGGAAGGGGTCACTCCGCAGGAAATTGTTGATAAGTATCATACCCTGATCAAAGATTCTTTTGAGAAGCTTGGTATATCTTTCGATATCTATTCAAGAACCTCAAATAAGATACACCACGAGACATCATCAGCGATGTTCAAGGAACTTTTTGAAAAAGGTGTTTTTGAGGAAAAGACCTCAGAGCAGTACTATGACGAACAAAGCAGGCAATTTCTCGCTGACCGCTATATCATAGGTACCTGTCCAAATTGTAATTACGATCAGGCATATGGTGACCAGTGTGAGAAGTGCGGGTCATCATTGAGCCCTTCCGAACTAATCGATCCAAGGTCTGCTTTAAGTGGGGATAAGCCTGTGTTGAAAGAAACCACACATTGGTACTTCCCAATGAATGAATATGAGCAATGGCTTCGACAGTGGATTCTGGAAGGCCACAAAGAATGGAAAAGTAATGTGTATGGTCAGTGCAAATCATGGCTCGATGGGGGACTGATGCCAAGGGCAATGACCAGGGATCTTGATTGGGGTGTTCCTGTACCTGTAAAAGGCGCAGAAGGAAAGGTGCTCTACGTTTGGTTTGATGCGCCAATAGGATACATTTCAGCTACCAAGGAGTGGGCGCTTGAAAATAATAAAGACTGGGAGCCTTACTGGAAGGATGAAAATACCAGGCTGCTCCATTTTATTGGTAAGGATAATATAGTGTTTCATTGCATTATTTTTCCCAGCATACTTCATGCGGACGGCAGCTATGTATTGCCTGATAATGTGCCTGCAAATGAGTTTTTAAACCTTGAAGGGAACAAAATAAGCACCTCTAAAAACTGGGCTGTATGGCTTCATGAATACCTGGAAGACCTGCCTGGTAAAGAAGATGTATTGAGGTATGTGCTTTGTGCCAATGCTCCGGAAACCAAGGATAATGATTTTACCTGGAAAGATTTCCAAACCAGGAACAACAGCGAACTGGTAGCTATATTCGGTAATTTCATCAACAGATCGGTGGTACTGACTAACAAGTATTACGAAGGAGTAGTGCCGGAGCGTGGAGAACTGTATGATATCGACCACGATACGATTAAGAAAATAAAGGAAGCACCTGAAAGGATAGCAAAATCAATGGAGGCTTTTCGGTTTAGAGAAGCCCTGGGTGAATTTATAGACCTGGCCAGAACGGGAAATAAATACCTGGCTGATACTGAACCCTGGAAGTTAATCAAAGAGAATCCTGAGCGTGTTAAAACTATCATGAATATTGGGCTTCAGATTGCGGCCAATCTTGTTGTACTCGGAGAACCCTTCCTTCCTTTTACAACTCAGAAGTTAGCAGACATGTTGGGTATGGATAAAATGTACTGGAATGAGACCGGCCATATCGATTTGTTGCCTTCTGGTCATCAGATCAATAAAGCGGAGCTGCTGTTTGAGAAAATTGAAGATGATGTAATTCAAAAGCAAATGCAAAAACTGGAAGATACCAAAGTTGCCAATGAACTTGAAAACATAAAAGTGACACCGGCTAAGGAAGAAATTACTTTTGACGATTTTGTTAAAATGGACATCCGTGTAGGAACCATCCTCGAAGCTGAGAAAGTGCGTAAATCCAAGAAATTACTCAAGCTGAAGGTAGATACCGGGATTGATCAAAGAATAGTGCTGAGTGGCATTGCAGAGTACTACGCTCCTGAAGATGTGGTAGGGAAACAAGTGTCAATATTGGTTAACCTGGCTCCCAGAAAGATAATGGGAGAGGAGTCTCAGGGTATGATATTAATGGCGGAAAACCTGGATGGTACGCTACGTTTTGTGCAGCCTTCCGAAGCTGTGCAGCCCGGATCAGGCATTAGTTAA
- the pth gene encoding aminoacyl-tRNA hydrolase, translated as MKYLIAGLGNIGPEYEITRHNIGFLTLDRLAEQEGINFSTERLAMKAEFKHKARQIHLIKPTTYMNLSGKAVNFWMQELKIPKENLLVVVDDIALPFGNLRLRAKGSSAGHNGLKNIEQITGGANYARLKFGIGDNFHKGHQVDYVLSPFTKEEFNMLPEKMDKANEMILSFCTIGISRTMTQYND; from the coding sequence ATGAAATACCTGATAGCCGGACTGGGCAACATCGGCCCTGAATATGAAATAACAAGGCATAACATTGGGTTTCTAACCCTCGACAGGCTTGCCGAACAGGAAGGCATAAACTTTAGCACTGAAAGGCTGGCCATGAAAGCAGAGTTTAAACACAAAGCGAGGCAGATCCACCTGATCAAACCCACTACCTACATGAACTTAAGTGGCAAGGCAGTCAATTTCTGGATGCAGGAGCTAAAAATACCCAAAGAAAACCTCTTGGTAGTGGTTGATGATATAGCTTTACCTTTCGGCAATTTGAGGCTGAGGGCGAAAGGCTCTTCGGCAGGCCACAATGGACTGAAAAATATAGAGCAAATAACCGGTGGGGCAAACTATGCCCGGCTTAAATTCGGCATCGGTGATAATTTCCACAAAGGCCATCAGGTTGATTACGTACTAAGCCCTTTCACCAAAGAAGAGTTTAATATGCTTCCTGAAAAGATGGATAAGGCCAATGAAATGATTCTGTCGTTTTGCACTATTGGTATCAGCCGGACCATGACCCAATATAATGACTAG
- a CDS encoding 50S ribosomal protein L25/general stress protein Ctc, with protein sequence MKTVEIIGYKRANLGKSVAKRLRAEGNVPCVLYGGDEQIHFYAPMILFRELVYTDKAHFVNLNVEGQEYQAIMQDIQFHPVSEVILHVDFLQLFEGKTIKMDIPVHFEGDAPGVTKGGTLIKKRRYLKVKALPKDMPEYITVNLSKLDFGKAIKVGEIEEQNFEILDSKIASVAVVEIPRALRGKTQEADAEEAEEAGEAAAEGAEG encoded by the coding sequence ATGAAAACAGTTGAGATTATAGGGTATAAAAGAGCAAATCTCGGCAAGTCAGTTGCTAAAAGGTTACGTGCAGAAGGGAATGTACCTTGCGTACTTTACGGTGGTGATGAGCAGATACATTTTTATGCGCCAATGATTTTATTCCGTGAGCTAGTTTACACTGACAAAGCTCACTTTGTAAACCTTAACGTTGAAGGACAAGAATATCAGGCTATCATGCAGGATATACAGTTCCATCCGGTAAGTGAAGTTATTTTGCATGTTGATTTCCTACAGCTATTCGAAGGAAAAACCATTAAAATGGATATTCCTGTACACTTCGAAGGTGATGCTCCCGGTGTTACAAAAGGTGGTACATTAATTAAGAAAAGAAGGTATCTGAAGGTAAAAGCTTTACCTAAAGATATGCCCGAATACATTACTGTTAACCTTTCAAAACTGGATTTCGGTAAGGCTATTAAGGTAGGTGAGATCGAAGAGCAGAACTTTGAGATCCTTGATTCAAAAATTGCTTCTGTAGCGGTGGTTGAGATCCCAAGAGCTCTAAGAGGAAAAACTCAGGAAGCTGATGCAGAAGAAGCAGAAGAAGCCGGTGAGGCTGCTGCGGAAGGTGCAGAAGGCTAA
- a CDS encoding ribose-phosphate pyrophosphokinase: MASVKIFSGKSTKYLATKIAHAYGKPLGEVTLQEFSDGEMSPFFTESVRGCDVFIIQSTFPPADNFMELLLMIDAAKRASAKYVTVVVPYFGYARQDRKDKPRVAIAAKLMANLLSAAGADRIMTCDLHADQIQGFFDIPVDHLDGTSIFIPYIRSLNLENIMFASPDVGGVKRTRSFAKFFNAEMVVCDKYREKANEVATMRLIGDVEGKDVVMVDDLIDTGGTMCKAAALLKDKGATSVRAVVTHPVLSGKAYENISSSVLEELAVTDSLPLRADQDTSKIKVLTVSDLFAKAIRKIHDHESISSLFIES, encoded by the coding sequence ATGGCATCCGTAAAGATTTTCTCCGGCAAATCAACCAAATATCTTGCTACTAAAATTGCTCATGCTTATGGCAAACCTCTGGGAGAGGTTACATTGCAGGAATTTAGCGACGGAGAGATGTCACCTTTCTTTACAGAGTCGGTAAGAGGTTGTGATGTTTTTATTATACAGTCTACCTTCCCTCCTGCTGACAATTTCATGGAGCTACTGCTCATGATCGATGCAGCCAAAAGGGCCAGCGCAAAATATGTAACCGTAGTAGTGCCTTACTTCGGATATGCCAGACAAGACAGAAAAGATAAACCAAGGGTAGCCATTGCTGCAAAACTTATGGCCAACCTTCTATCGGCAGCCGGTGCAGACCGAATTATGACCTGCGACCTTCATGCTGACCAGATCCAGGGCTTCTTCGACATCCCTGTTGACCACCTTGACGGTACTTCAATCTTCATACCATACATCCGCTCTTTAAACCTGGAGAATATCATGTTTGCATCTCCTGACGTTGGAGGTGTGAAAAGAACACGTAGCTTTGCTAAATTCTTCAATGCTGAGATGGTAGTATGTGATAAATACAGAGAAAAAGCTAATGAGGTAGCTACCATGCGGCTTATCGGTGATGTTGAGGGTAAAGATGTGGTGATGGTTGATGACCTTATCGACACCGGAGGAACTATGTGCAAGGCTGCTGCTTTGCTTAAAGATAAAGGAGCGACTTCCGTAAGAGCTGTAGTAACCCACCCTGTACTTTCAGGCAAGGCTTATGAAAATATCTCCAGTTCGGTTTTGGAAGAGCTTGCAGTTACAGATAGCTTACCTTTAAGAGCAGATCAGGATACTTCAAAAATAAAAGTTTTGACCGTTTCTGATCTTTTCGCCAAAGCCATCAGAAAAATCCATGATCACGAGTCTATCAGCTCGCTTTTCATAGAATCATAA
- a CDS encoding DUF4136 domain-containing protein, with protein sequence MKARTFLPCATVLLVLISGCFSYRELPVEYDYSYKGRFDKYNSYDFLIQGENAELLSTSGSTIYTAIESHMKFLGYKKKSNRPDLLLSFRVFVDSLNFRGYNQPKIEDWMAKKDRDLEYQRMKIGMKEGTLLIQIFDRKQKSSIWQGYATDYYGKVDFSDIRDVNNAVKSILNKYQFFADGFLEEQQKILSQ encoded by the coding sequence ATGAAAGCACGAACCTTCCTTCCCTGCGCCACAGTGCTATTGGTTTTAATCTCAGGCTGTTTTTCTTACCGGGAGCTACCGGTTGAATATGATTACAGCTATAAAGGCAGATTTGACAAATACAACAGTTACGACTTCCTTATACAAGGAGAAAATGCAGAACTATTAAGTACAAGTGGCTCCACAATTTACACTGCCATAGAATCCCATATGAAATTCCTGGGATACAAGAAGAAATCAAACCGCCCGGATCTGCTACTTTCCTTTCGTGTCTTCGTAGACAGTTTAAATTTTAGAGGCTATAACCAACCTAAGATTGAAGACTGGATGGCCAAGAAAGACCGTGACTTGGAATATCAACGAATGAAGATCGGCATGAAAGAAGGCACATTGCTTATTCAAATCTTTGACCGAAAACAAAAGTCATCCATCTGGCAGGGATACGCCACCGATTACTATGGAAAAGTTGACTTTTCTGACATCCGGGATGTGAACAACGCTGTAAAATCAATACTGAACAAATACCAGTTTTTTGCAGACGGTTTTCTTGAAGAGCAGCAAAAAATTCTTTCCCAATAA
- the purL gene encoding phosphoribosylformylglycinamidine synthase, with amino-acid sequence MIKFFLDQDQNAYAVGLSKDLNDTDIQKLEWLFGNARLINEATLSGSYIGPRKEMITPWSTNAVEITQNMGISGIVRIEQFQKVLSIDESHDPMLEVIYPGLDQHLFTIERQPESVLEIEDIAAYNEAEGLALSQEEVDYLNGVSKKLGRKLTDSEVFGFSQVNSEHCRHKIFNGTFIIDGKEMPSSLFKLIKKTSEEHPNFLVSAYKDNVAFIQGPVAEQFAPKTQDKPDYFTTKDVETVISLKAETHNFPTTVEPFNGAATGSGGEIRDRLAGGKGSLPLAGTAVYMTSYSRLENNRKWEDKTQPRKWLYQTPMDILIKASDGASDFGNKFGQPLISGSVLTFEHEENNKKFGFDKVIMMAGGIGYGKRKDSIKEKPQTNDDIVILGGDNYRIGMGGSAVSSVATGEYGNAIELNAIQRSNPEMQKRVMNAIRAMVESDENPIVSIHDHGAGGHLNCLSELVEETGGTIDINKLPVGDPTLSDKEIAGNESQERMGLVMKKKDIEILQKVADRERSPMYVVGDVTGDGHFKFENKKTGKNPIDWDLSHMFGSSPKTIIEDTSEAAPFEEVSYETGHIQTYLEAVLQLEAVACKDWLTNKVDRSVTGKVAKQQTCGPIQLPLNDVAVMMMDYKSKKGIATSIGHAPVSALTDPEAGSKLSIAEALTNLIWAPLTHGISGVSLSANWMWPAKNKGENARLYKAVNAVSEFARALGINIPTGKDSLSMTQKYPNGDVVYSPGTVIISAVGEVSDVTKVVGPDLKNIDSSIVYVDLSKDDFKLAGSSFAQVVNKIGNAAPTVTDADYFAKGFKAVQQLINEGKVLAGHDISAGGMITALLEMCFPAKDLGLSIDLSDIRQNDIIKILFSENPGLLLQVEKAQEVISVLEQFGIKGVKIGALSNQRALVLKHQQASHTFDIDKLRDVWFKTSYLLDKRQSGEHHATRRFENYKIQPLSYSFPANFTGRLSQYGLDINRKSTSGLKAAIIREKGVNGDREMAWTMHLAGFDVKDVHMTDLISGREDLSDVNFIVFVGGFSNSDVLGSAKGWAGAFLYNEKAKNSLDAFYQREDTLSLGVCNGCQLMMELGLLYPDMEKHPKMHHNASGKFESSFINLDIAKNNSVMLSTLEGSRLGVWLAHGEGQFILPEGEAHYNIVSKYTYTEYPGNPNGSGFSTAALSSKDGRHLAIMPHLERSLYPWNWAHYPENRKDDEISPWIEAFVNAKNWIKEKVAL; translated from the coding sequence ATGATCAAATTTTTTCTCGATCAAGATCAAAATGCTTACGCAGTAGGCCTTTCAAAAGATCTTAATGATACTGATATTCAAAAGCTTGAATGGCTATTTGGTAATGCACGCCTGATTAATGAGGCTACACTTTCGGGCTCATACATTGGCCCAAGAAAAGAGATGATAACTCCATGGAGCACTAATGCAGTGGAGATTACTCAAAACATGGGGATCAGTGGAATTGTACGCATTGAGCAGTTTCAGAAAGTTTTATCCATAGACGAAAGTCACGATCCAATGCTGGAAGTAATATATCCCGGGTTGGATCAGCACCTTTTCACCATAGAAAGGCAACCTGAGTCAGTTCTGGAAATAGAGGATATAGCTGCCTATAACGAAGCTGAAGGCCTTGCATTGAGCCAGGAAGAGGTGGATTATTTAAATGGAGTGAGCAAAAAACTAGGAAGAAAGCTAACAGACAGTGAGGTATTTGGATTCTCACAGGTAAACTCCGAACACTGTCGACACAAAATATTTAACGGTACTTTTATAATAGATGGAAAGGAGATGCCTTCTTCTTTATTTAAGCTGATAAAGAAAACTTCCGAAGAGCACCCTAATTTCCTGGTTTCTGCATATAAAGATAATGTGGCCTTTATCCAGGGGCCTGTAGCCGAGCAATTTGCTCCAAAAACCCAGGATAAGCCTGATTACTTTACTACCAAAGATGTAGAAACAGTAATCAGCCTAAAAGCTGAAACACATAACTTCCCCACGACAGTTGAGCCATTCAACGGTGCTGCCACAGGGTCGGGTGGTGAGATCAGGGACCGACTTGCCGGTGGTAAAGGCAGCCTGCCTTTAGCGGGAACCGCAGTATATATGACATCCTACTCACGTCTCGAAAACAACAGAAAGTGGGAAGATAAAACGCAGCCTCGCAAGTGGTTGTACCAGACTCCAATGGATATCCTCATCAAAGCATCGGATGGTGCCAGTGATTTCGGTAACAAATTCGGCCAGCCTTTAATTAGCGGTAGTGTACTTACCTTTGAGCATGAGGAGAACAACAAAAAGTTTGGTTTTGACAAAGTAATCATGATGGCCGGCGGCATTGGCTATGGCAAGAGAAAGGACAGCATTAAAGAAAAGCCCCAGACCAATGATGACATTGTAATTCTCGGAGGCGATAACTATCGTATCGGCATGGGAGGCAGTGCGGTTTCTTCCGTAGCAACCGGGGAGTACGGCAATGCCATCGAGCTCAATGCCATTCAGCGATCCAACCCGGAAATGCAAAAAAGGGTTATGAATGCCATCAGAGCCATGGTAGAAAGTGATGAAAACCCTATAGTTTCTATCCACGATCATGGGGCTGGTGGGCACCTCAACTGTCTTTCCGAACTTGTTGAAGAGACTGGTGGCACGATAGATATCAACAAATTACCCGTGGGTGATCCTACCCTTTCAGACAAAGAGATAGCCGGCAACGAGTCTCAGGAAAGAATGGGACTGGTAATGAAGAAAAAAGATATTGAAATCCTGCAAAAGGTAGCCGACCGTGAGCGCTCACCAATGTATGTGGTAGGTGACGTTACCGGTGACGGACATTTTAAATTTGAGAATAAGAAAACAGGTAAAAACCCTATAGATTGGGATCTGTCCCACATGTTTGGCTCATCTCCAAAAACCATTATTGAAGACACCTCCGAAGCAGCTCCTTTTGAAGAGGTAAGCTACGAGACGGGTCACATACAGACATATTTGGAAGCTGTATTGCAACTTGAGGCCGTGGCCTGCAAGGACTGGCTGACCAATAAAGTAGATCGCTCAGTAACGGGAAAAGTAGCCAAGCAACAGACCTGCGGCCCTATACAGCTACCACTGAATGATGTAGCCGTAATGATGATGGATTACAAAAGCAAGAAAGGTATCGCAACTTCTATCGGCCACGCTCCGGTATCTGCACTGACCGATCCTGAAGCTGGTTCAAAACTTTCCATTGCAGAGGCACTCACCAACCTGATATGGGCGCCACTTACACATGGCATTTCCGGTGTATCGCTAAGCGCCAACTGGATGTGGCCTGCTAAAAACAAAGGTGAGAATGCCCGCCTGTACAAAGCTGTTAACGCCGTAAGTGAATTCGCGCGGGCACTGGGCATCAACATACCTACCGGAAAAGATTCATTGTCAATGACACAAAAATACCCCAATGGCGATGTAGTTTACTCTCCGGGAACAGTGATCATAAGTGCAGTAGGAGAAGTTTCCGACGTAACTAAAGTGGTCGGTCCGGACCTCAAAAATATTGATTCTTCGATAGTATATGTAGACCTGTCGAAAGATGACTTTAAACTTGCCGGCAGCTCCTTTGCACAGGTGGTTAATAAAATAGGCAATGCTGCTCCAACCGTTACCGATGCTGACTATTTTGCGAAAGGTTTCAAAGCTGTACAGCAACTGATCAATGAAGGCAAAGTTTTGGCTGGCCATGATATTTCTGCCGGAGGTATGATCACGGCTTTGCTGGAAATGTGCTTCCCTGCAAAAGACCTCGGGTTAAGCATAGACCTTTCGGATATCCGCCAAAATGATATTATCAAGATATTGTTTAGTGAAAATCCCGGGTTGCTGCTCCAGGTTGAAAAGGCTCAGGAAGTTATTTCTGTTTTAGAGCAATTTGGCATAAAAGGCGTAAAAATAGGGGCTCTTTCAAACCAGAGGGCACTGGTCCTTAAGCATCAGCAAGCGAGCCATACTTTTGATATTGATAAACTCAGAGATGTCTGGTTTAAAACTTCATACTTGCTGGACAAGCGTCAGAGTGGAGAGCATCACGCCACCAGGCGTTTCGAAAACTACAAGATCCAGCCTTTGAGCTACAGCTTTCCTGCCAACTTTACCGGCAGACTTTCTCAATACGGCCTGGATATCAACAGAAAATCAACTTCCGGATTAAAGGCCGCCATTATCAGAGAGAAAGGTGTCAACGGAGACCGGGAGATGGCATGGACCATGCACCTGGCAGGGTTTGACGTTAAGGACGTACACATGACTGACCTTATATCTGGCCGGGAGGATCTTTCAGATGTTAATTTCATCGTTTTTGTGGGAGGGTTCTCCAACTCCGATGTACTTGGTTCTGCCAAAGGCTGGGCAGGGGCATTCCTATATAACGAAAAAGCCAAGAATTCGCTTGATGCTTTTTATCAGAGGGAAGACACCCTCAGCCTGGGGGTGTGTAACGGCTGTCAGTTAATGATGGAGCTGGGCTTGTTATATCCTGATATGGAGAAGCACCCGAAAATGCACCACAATGCTTCAGGAAAGTTTGAGTCATCATTTATTAACCTGGATATAGCAAAGAATAATTCTGTAATGCTCAGCACGCTGGAAGGCTCCCGGCTTGGTGTATGGCTTGCCCATGGAGAAGGGCAGTTTATTTTACCGGAAGGCGAAGCGCATTACAACATTGTAAGTAAATACACATATACTGAGTACCCTGGCAATCCTAATGGTTCAGGGTTTTCTACTGCAGCATTAAGCTCAAAAGATGGCCGGCATCTGGCCATAATGCCTCACCTGGAAAGATCGTTATATCCGTGGAATTGGGCGCACTACCCTGAGAACAGAAAAGATGACGAAATAAGCCCATGGATTGAGGCGTTTGTAAATGCAAAGAACTGGATAAAAGAAAAGGTCGCTTTGTAG
- a CDS encoding alpha/beta hydrolase produces the protein MPTSATIQFQSHQIHYYRYGVGDKVLLAFHGFGQSGSDFEPLADVMANEYTIYSFDLFYHGKSYWSKLDSPMTKVFWKDFIHEFMKIHQIDSCSLCGFSLGGKFVLATLEAHPERVKKVIFLAPDGIKTNTWYSLATYPVLFKTYFKSMIVKPHRFFNLINLAKKAGLVEKGILKFASSQMNTRKKRRRVYYAWVVFKELSFNMKKIGSIINDHSIDLQMFLGTHDKIITKKGMQKLLRHVKDYKLHIATSGHNKLIEKVAEHLKGIK, from the coding sequence ATGCCAACATCCGCTACCATACAATTCCAAAGCCATCAGATCCACTATTACAGATACGGGGTTGGAGATAAGGTACTTCTTGCTTTCCACGGATTTGGTCAATCAGGGTCAGATTTTGAGCCTTTGGCAGATGTCATGGCTAATGAATATACTATATACAGTTTTGATCTGTTCTATCACGGAAAAAGTTACTGGAGCAAACTCGACAGTCCCATGACGAAGGTTTTCTGGAAAGATTTCATCCATGAATTCATGAAGATCCATCAGATCGACAGTTGTTCCCTTTGTGGCTTTAGTCTGGGTGGTAAGTTCGTGCTTGCTACTTTGGAAGCACACCCTGAACGTGTTAAGAAAGTAATATTTCTGGCCCCGGATGGCATAAAAACCAATACATGGTACAGCCTCGCCACCTATCCAGTGCTTTTTAAGACTTACTTTAAAAGCATGATTGTGAAACCACACAGGTTTTTTAACCTCATTAACCTGGCAAAAAAAGCCGGGCTGGTTGAAAAGGGGATATTAAAATTTGCGTCCAGCCAAATGAACACCCGAAAAAAACGCAGAAGAGTCTATTATGCATGGGTGGTATTCAAAGAGCTTAGTTTCAACATGAAAAAAATAGGTTCTATCATTAATGACCATAGCATTGACCTTCAAATGTTCCTGGGCACTCATGATAAAATAATCACTAAAAAAGGCATGCAGAAACTCTTAAGACATGTGAAAGATTATAAACTCCACATAGCCACAAGCGGACATAATAAACTGATCGAAAAGGTAGCAGAACATCTAAAAGGCATCAAATAA
- a CDS encoding RNA polymerase sigma factor, whose product MANDTIISLKLSMVKKQEETIRKEKGRLLNFIRTRVNSLEDAEDILQDVLLQFVNGYGAIDSIEKATSWLFSVARHKIIDSYRRQKVRSNTINLSETTSGDDDQPLMLSDILPDLGQAPEELHFREIIWEQVTQALDDLPADQREIFIKHEFEDISFKELSEEYGLPVNTLISRKRYAVLALRKKLEALYNEI is encoded by the coding sequence ATGGCAAACGATACAATAATATCACTAAAATTATCCATGGTAAAAAAGCAGGAGGAAACCATAAGGAAGGAAAAAGGGCGACTCCTTAATTTTATCCGTACCAGGGTTAATAGCCTGGAGGATGCCGAGGATATCCTGCAGGATGTACTGTTGCAGTTTGTCAATGGGTATGGTGCTATAGATTCCATAGAGAAGGCCACTTCATGGTTGTTCAGCGTTGCCAGGCATAAAATAATAGACTCATACAGAAGGCAAAAAGTGAGGTCGAATACAATTAATCTGAGCGAAACAACCTCTGGTGATGATGACCAGCCACTGATGCTTAGCGATATTTTGCCTGATCTCGGGCAGGCTCCTGAGGAGCTTCATTTTCGCGAAATAATATGGGAACAGGTAACTCAGGCGTTGGACGACCTCCCAGCTGATCAGCGTGAGATTTTCATAAAACATGAGTTTGAAGATATAAGCTTTAAAGAGTTGTCTGAAGAATACGGACTGCCGGTAAATACATTAATATCCAGAAAGAGATATGCAGTACTGGCATTGAGGAAAAAATTAGAGGCATTGTATAACGAAATTTAA
- a CDS encoding TetR/AcrR family transcriptional regulator, whose protein sequence is MDIKTKIIDGAGELFTRYGVRSVSMDDIARQLSISKKTIYQYFKDKDEIVTKAVKARIDFEKEEYDEIFGSSHDAVEELSKVCKCIRKDFHEMNPSLLFDLQKYHPQAWKVWLDFKNEHMRDSIVTNLKRGIEEGYFRKEIDPEFMAILRVEQVQLAFDNLVFPSDKFNLKETQMKLLDHYVHGIVTEKGRKLYMKYQEKEKTLNQTSNN, encoded by the coding sequence GTGGACATTAAAACAAAAATAATTGACGGCGCCGGAGAGTTGTTTACCAGGTATGGTGTACGGAGTGTGTCTATGGATGATATAGCCCGTCAGTTGTCTATTTCGAAGAAAACTATTTATCAATATTTCAAAGACAAGGATGAGATAGTGACTAAGGCAGTAAAGGCCAGGATAGATTTTGAAAAAGAAGAGTACGATGAGATTTTTGGTTCATCGCATGATGCGGTGGAAGAGTTATCAAAGGTCTGCAAGTGTATAAGAAAGGACTTTCATGAAATGAACCCCTCTTTGCTTTTTGATTTACAGAAGTATCATCCGCAAGCATGGAAGGTCTGGCTTGATTTCAAAAATGAACATATGCGCGACTCAATAGTAACAAACCTTAAACGGGGAATTGAAGAAGGGTATTTCCGAAAAGAAATTGACCCTGAGTTTATGGCAATTCTCAGAGTGGAGCAGGTACAGCTGGCCTTTGATAATCTGGTATTTCCTTCAGACAAATTTAACCTGAAGGAGACTCAGATGAAATTACTGGATCATTATGTACACGGCATCGTTACCGAAAAGGGTAGAAAACTTTACATGAAATATCAGGAAAAAGAAAAAACTTTAAATCAAACCAGTAACAACTAA